ATAATGCTGCGCGCACCATTTGAAATTAGAATCGTTAGCTAGAAAGGGAGGTTGGGAGGATGAAAAGGTTGCTTATCGTTTTCTTGGTTATTCTCAGCACGTTTTTCTTTGCAAATAGTCTTCTTAAGATCGCAGATATTTACAAGACAAAGGAAGGGACAACTGTTGAAGCAACAGGTATAGTTTTGGCACCAGTAGGCGTACTTGGAACACTGACAACATACATGCAAGATGAAACAGCTGGTATTATGCTCTACGGTAAGGTGCTTCCAGCAGACTTAAAAGTGGGCGACGTTATTAAGGTGGCTGGGAAGACGAAAGTGTACTACGGAATCTTGGAGATCATCCCTGACAAAGTCGAAATCCTTGGGACGGCTACACCGACTGCAGTTGAGCTCAAGGATGATAAATTCGAGAAATATCTATCGAATCTTGTTGTGGTTGTTGGAACCGTGAGTTCTGTTGAAAAGTTCCAGTTCAGAGTGAAGACTGATAAGTTCGAAATACTGGTCTACATCAGGAAAGAGGTACCATTCAAAGTCGATACTCTGAAGGTAGGGGACAAGGTAGAAGTTACCGGTATAATGTACCTTTATCAAGGCATGTACGAAATTCTGCCAAGAAGACCAGAGGATATAAAGAAGTTCTAAAAGCAGTCGAAATTCAGAAAGTTGTGATGGTTTGAAATCAGCTGGCGACCGCCAGCTGATTTATATTTCTTAATGATAGTACACAATCCCTTTTCAGACTTCCTTTTATAATATAGTCGAAGCGCATCATTTTGTACACACTAAGAGGAGGTGTAGGGTATGAAGTTGAGAAGCGTATTGGTTTTAGCACTTGTTTTTATCACAGCTTTAGCATTTTCTCTCAACGTGATATTCTTGGTTGGGGATGGTATGAGTTTTAACCAGCTTCTTTTAGCAAGCATTTTGGAAGGAAGAGTACTGACAACGATGACGCTTCCTTACACCGGCATAACCACTACTTATTCTGCAGATTCTTGGGTTACCGATTCTGCACCGGCAGGTACAGCTCTTTTCTCTGGTTACAAGACTTTGAATAGGGCGATCGGTATTCTTCCAGACGGTACTTTGGTACCTTCAATGTACGAACTTGCGAAGAAATCCGGATACAACATCGGTATTGCTGTAACCTGCAGAGTCACGCATGCAACACCAGCTGCTGTCTACGGTCATGTTGCTAGCAGGGATGATGAAGTTACCCTTGCAAAGCAGCTTGCTGAATCAGGTGTTGTTGATGTCATCTTCGGTGGCGGTTGGGACATGTTCGTTCCAACTGCGCAAGGTGGTAGGAGAACAGATGGACTAAACCTTATAGAAATGATGACCAAGAACGGATACGAGTACATCACCACACCAGAACAACTCAACAAAGTCAGTTCCTCAAAAGTTCTTGGTTTGTTCACAAAAGGGCACTTGGATCCAGTATCAAGCAGACCAGCAAATCAACCAACACTCGATGCCATGACAAAGAAAGCAATCGAACTTCTCTCCAAAGATGGAAAACCGTTCATGCTCATGGTTGAAGGTTCTCAGATAGACTGGGAATCACATGCTAACGATTTTTACGGTGTGTGGAAGGAAGTTGTTGAGTTTGACAACGCCGTAAAGGTAGCTCTTGAGTTTGCAGCCAAAGATGGGAACACGCTTGTTGTTGTTCTTGGAGACCATGAAACAGGTGGATTGTCACTTTCTAAAGGTGGGTACACAATAAACGTGGAACAGGCAAGGAAAGCAAAAGGCACAACACAGATGTTCCTTGCACAGTATAACATAAGCGAAAAGGATAAATTCATGGCAGGGCTCAAGGAATGGTACGGAATTTCCGTTACGGATGCTGAATACGAAAACCTCAAAAAGATTCCAGCAAGTGATTTGAGAAGACAACTTGCAAGATTTGTGGGCGAAAAATTAGGCTTTGGTTGGACAACATTCGACCACACGGCAGCCCCAGTTCCAGTGTACGCATTTGGTCCTGGTGCACATTACTTCACAGGCTTCATGGACAATACCGACGTTCCAAAAATACTTATGACATTAACGAGAATTTCATCAATCACATTCCCTGTCATCAAGGAAACAGGTAGTGGATACTAATTAAGCAAATCCTATGTAAAACATCGCTTATGCTTTTCTAAATGATTATTCTCCCCTGCGCGTTTAACGTGCAGGGGCTTTTTGTTGTTTTTTAGGTTTTGTTTTAGACGGAAAAAGATGTAAAATAGAATTGTAAATACCATCCATTGATTATCTTAGGGGGGAGCAACGTGCCAAAGATGGATTTTCTTACCTATCCACTTCCAGATGTTTTGAAAAAATACATATATCAAGGTTTTTTCAAAAAAGCGCACAAGCAAATCGACAAGATATTAGAACACAGACTGCCACCACAGATGAGAGAGCGGCTGAAATTTGAACTGTTTAGAATGGAACTTCTCAAACGAACCTACAAATATCCCCACGACGAAGCACTTAGGATTTTCAAAAAGTCCTATAAGAACGCAACCAAGTCTGAATTTGAGCAGCTTTGGAAAGAGGGCAAAATCGACTGGATATACATCGAAACGCAGAGGTTTTTCGAAAGCAGGTTCGATAAAAACTTGGCTTTCAACGAGAAAGAATATAAATCGAGACAAAGAGTCGACAAGCAAACAATTCGAAGACGGGAGACAATAAACAAGGCGGTTGAAAGGTTGCTTAAGAGTGGAAAGCCGAAAAGCTACCGCGTGCGTGCAAGAATAACCGTTGGAAAGGAAAATCCGAAAGAGGAAAAGGTTCGCGTGTGGTTGCCCTTCCCAAAAGAGGGATTTCAGCAAAGTGATGTGCAGTTGATAAGTTCGAGCCATGAATGTGAGATTGCAGACAACTCGGTTGGTCAAAGGACGGTTTACATGGAAGGGAAAGATACGGAGAAGTTCTATGTAGAATTCGAATACACGATTCACGAATGGATTGGACAGCAGTCACTCTTCACTGAAAAGCCCACAAAAGAAGACCTCAGCGAGTTACCCCCTCACATCGTCTTCTCACCTTTCTTAAAAGAGCTCATCCATACGATATTTCACGGAGAAGACTACACAACTTTCGATGACCTCACTCGTGCAAGGAGGATATACGATTTCGTTACGCTAAACGTGAACTATTCGTACGTTCTTCCGTACGCACTGTACGATAATATCCCCGAATACGTAGCGACAACGTTCAAAGGAGACTGCGGATTCCAAGCGCTACTTTTCATCACGCTATGTCGAATGATTGGTATACCGGCAAAATGGCAATCGGGCTGGAGTATAACGCCACTGGGTGCTTCGTCGCACGATTGGGCACTTATCTATCTTGAAAAATACGGCTGGGTTCCTGTTGACCTTTCGTTTGGTGGAGGAAGAAGAGAACAAGAGCCCATGCGCATATTCTACTTCACTAACCTCGATGGGTTCAGGATGTTTGCAAACACAGAATTTCAAGGGGATTTTTATCCTGAAAAAAAGGCTTGGCGATTGGATCCCTACGATAACCAGACGGGAGAGATGGAAATTATCAGCAAAGAGGAAGACGGGTACGTAGTAGATTTAAAAAGCGAGATCGAAGTACTGAAATTCGAAGAGATTCGTTAAACTTGTTGAGATGGAGGGGACTGAAGATGGGTAAAATCAAATCTGTGAAATTCAAGCTGAATCGCTTTGAATACGTCAAACCGTTCCACATAACGAACAACATTTCGTACGACACAGAAAATATTGAAGTTGCCGTCGAATTGGACAATGGTGTTGTCGGATATGGCGAAGCTTCACCATCTTTTAGAGTCAACGGTGAAAAGGTAGCTGCTTTGATGGGATTAGAGAGTGTTGTAAATGATATGATAGTAGGGATGGACGTAAGGCATTATCGACAGATATTCGATGTGACAGACAAGTTGTTCGGTACACCAAGTATAAAGGCTGCTATTCAGTACGCAGTACTTGACGCTTTCAGTGAGGAGACAGGTGTTCCAGTCTATCAGATACTCGGTGGTGCGAAAACGAAGATAGAAACAGACTACACGATAAGCATTGGTTCTATTGAAGAACGTGTGGAAGAAGCAAAAGAGATAGTTCAACGTGGGCATAACGTTATAAAGATCAAAGTGGGGGAAAACTTAGAAGAAGACATACAAGCGATGATGGCGATTTACGAAGTTTCAAAAGGATGCAAATACATCGTCGATGCGAACACCGGTTACACACCGAAACAGGCGGTTAAGTTTGTGACAGAGCTATACCGGGCGGGTATCGATATACATGTATTTGAACAGCCTGTGGCTATGCACGATATCGAAGGTCTCAAGTACGTGAGATGGAATTCACCGTTCCCAGTTGCTGCAGATGAAAGTGCAAGAACAAAGTACGATGTGATGAGGTTGATAAGAGAAGAAGCGGTGGATTATGTAAACATCAAGCTTATGAAATCAGGTATAAGTGATGCACTTGCGATTGTTGAGATGGTGAAAGCCGCAAATTTAAGGTTGATGATTGGTTGTATGGCAGAATCGAGCCTTGGTGTTAATCAAAGCGTTCACTTTGCACTCGGAACAGGTGCGTTCGATTTCCACGATTTGGATAGTCCGCTGATGCTTAAAGAACCAGAATTTAGAGGGAAATACAAAGTTGATGTTCCATACTACTTTGTTTGATACCAATCCGGTTGGCAGTTATTAACATAACCTGGAATTTCTGCAAATTTCTACTGAAATGGATAAGCCTTTTCATGCTATACTATTCTTAACCAACATAGGGAGGTGAAAGGTATGAAAAAGCTCTTGTTCTTGGTTTTCGTATTATCAGTAGTTATCGCGTACGCAGGCAACTACGTTAATGCTTATACCACTCTTGAAGAGCCACTTGCAAAGGCTCTTTTCCAAGAATTCGAAAAGGAAACGGGTATAAAGGTCAACTGGGTAAGATTATCGACTGGTGAAGTACTTGCAAGGCTTGAAGCAGAAAAGAACAATCCACAAGCCTCGATATGGGTCGGTGGTGTTGGTGTCTTCCATGTTGAAGCGAAGTTGAAAGGTCTTACAACTCCATACAAAGCTCCATACAGTCAGTTCATAGACGAGAAATTCAAAGACCCTGACGGCTATTGGATAGGTCTCTACGTTGGACCTCTCGCGTTTGCGACAAACAAGAACAAAGCCAAAGAACTTGGTATCACACCACCAACAAGCTGGGCAGATTTGATAAAGCCACAGTACAAAGGGCTAATAAGAATGGCAAATCCGAACACTTCAGGTACTGCGTATAACGTT
The DNA window shown above is from Fervidobacterium changbaicum and carries:
- a CDS encoding transglutaminase-like domain-containing protein, producing the protein MDFLTYPLPDVLKKYIYQGFFKKAHKQIDKILEHRLPPQMRERLKFELFRMELLKRTYKYPHDEALRIFKKSYKNATKSEFEQLWKEGKIDWIYIETQRFFESRFDKNLAFNEKEYKSRQRVDKQTIRRRETINKAVERLLKSGKPKSYRVRARITVGKENPKEEKVRVWLPFPKEGFQQSDVQLISSSHECEIADNSVGQRTVYMEGKDTEKFYVEFEYTIHEWIGQQSLFTEKPTKEDLSELPPHIVFSPFLKELIHTIFHGEDYTTFDDLTRARRIYDFVTLNVNYSYVLPYALYDNIPEYVATTFKGDCGFQALLFITLCRMIGIPAKWQSGWSITPLGASSHDWALIYLEKYGWVPVDLSFGGGRREQEPMRIFYFTNLDGFRMFANTEFQGDFYPEKKAWRLDPYDNQTGEMEIISKEEDGYVVDLKSEIEVLKFEEIR
- a CDS encoding ABC transporter substrate-binding protein produces the protein MKKLLFLVFVLSVVIAYAGNYVNAYTTLEEPLAKALFQEFEKETGIKVNWVRLSTGEVLARLEAEKNNPQASIWVGGVGVFHVEAKLKGLTTPYKAPYSQFIDEKFKDPDGYWIGLYVGPLAFATNKNKAKELGITPPTSWADLIKPQYKGLIRMANPNTSGTAYNVITTLINLYNRDENKVFDYLKKLDANVNMYTKSGSAPGKDCAIGETTIAIGYLHDLVKLQKEGAPIIITLPSEGSGYEIAAMSLIKGGKEPLEAKKLYNWILGDKAQEIIASWYVIPLSPKAPKNKMVYKLSDVKLVQQDLLWEAQNRERLVDRWNKEIGK
- a CDS encoding alkaline phosphatase, yielding MKLRSVLVLALVFITALAFSLNVIFLVGDGMSFNQLLLASILEGRVLTTMTLPYTGITTTYSADSWVTDSAPAGTALFSGYKTLNRAIGILPDGTLVPSMYELAKKSGYNIGIAVTCRVTHATPAAVYGHVASRDDEVTLAKQLAESGVVDVIFGGGWDMFVPTAQGGRRTDGLNLIEMMTKNGYEYITTPEQLNKVSSSKVLGLFTKGHLDPVSSRPANQPTLDAMTKKAIELLSKDGKPFMLMVEGSQIDWESHANDFYGVWKEVVEFDNAVKVALEFAAKDGNTLVVVLGDHETGGLSLSKGGYTINVEQARKAKGTTQMFLAQYNISEKDKFMAGLKEWYGISVTDAEYENLKKIPASDLRRQLARFVGEKLGFGWTTFDHTAAPVPVYAFGPGAHYFTGFMDNTDVPKILMTLTRISSITFPVIKETGSGY
- a CDS encoding L-Ala-D/L-Glu epimerase: MGKIKSVKFKLNRFEYVKPFHITNNISYDTENIEVAVELDNGVVGYGEASPSFRVNGEKVAALMGLESVVNDMIVGMDVRHYRQIFDVTDKLFGTPSIKAAIQYAVLDAFSEETGVPVYQILGGAKTKIETDYTISIGSIEERVEEAKEIVQRGHNVIKIKVGENLEEDIQAMMAIYEVSKGCKYIVDANTGYTPKQAVKFVTELYRAGIDIHVFEQPVAMHDIEGLKYVRWNSPFPVAADESARTKYDVMRLIREEAVDYVNIKLMKSGISDALAIVEMVKAANLRLMIGCMAESSLGVNQSVHFALGTGAFDFHDLDSPLMLKEPEFRGKYKVDVPYYFV
- a CDS encoding nucleotide-binding protein, with amino-acid sequence MKRLLIVFLVILSTFFFANSLLKIADIYKTKEGTTVEATGIVLAPVGVLGTLTTYMQDETAGIMLYGKVLPADLKVGDVIKVAGKTKVYYGILEIIPDKVEILGTATPTAVELKDDKFEKYLSNLVVVVGTVSSVEKFQFRVKTDKFEILVYIRKEVPFKVDTLKVGDKVEVTGIMYLYQGMYEILPRRPEDIKKF